Part of the Ornithinimicrobium flavum genome, GGCCCGGACGGTCAGCACCCGGTCCTTCGACTACCGACAGTTCTACGACGCAGTGCGGGCTGAGCTGGGCCCGGACGACGTGAGCGACGGCACACTGGTCCGGCGCTTTCGTTCCGAGATCGCCAGCACGTGTCGCGCCGCCGCCGTCGAGCGCCTGCGCGAGCACCGCGGGAGGCCACCCCGGGACGGGATCCCGTCGGGCGAGGAACGGAGCGAGGGCGAGGGTGATCGGGACTTCCTGCAGGACCTCGCCGCGCGGGCCCTCTACGCCGCGCTGGTCCACCGCGGCCCTGACGCCCTGCTGGCCGATCCGGACGACGAGCCCGGCGCGACCGAGCATGGCGGACCGCTGGCCGGATGGATGTACGTGAGCCGGGCAGGGACGGTCACCGGGCGCAGCGACGGCCAGCCGACACCGGAGCAGGTCCTGAACCTTCCGGAAGGGGAGATCCTCGGGCGGACCGGCCCCGACGACGAGCACCGGCAGGAGCAGGACCGGTACTCCGACCAAGGCCCCCACCGGCATCGCGACGAGCGCCAGGATCTGGCCCAGCGCGATGACGGGGGGCCGCGCGATGACCGGGGCTGGGGCCATGACAGCTCGCCGCCGCCGTTCTGAGCACCGGCGGTCACGTGACCTCTCCCGCCAGGAGCCCTACTGCGTCGTGGAGCTACTGCGTCGTGGAGCTCGGACCCGTCGCAGGCGGCGCGACCAGGCCCCGGGTGACCTCAGCGGCGGTGACCGGCCGGTCGGCATACCTGGCGCCGTGCCGGCCTCGCGCCCGCCCTGGCACCTCGGCGGCGATCTGGTCCTGCAGCTGGACGATCCCGGCGAGCAGCGCCTCGGGCCGGGGCGGGCAGCCGGGCACGTAGACGTCGACGGGGATGAGCTGGTCCACGCCCTTGGTCACGCAGTAGGAGTCCCAGTAGGGGCCACCGGAGTTGGCGCAGGCGCCGAAGGAGATGACGTACTTGGGCTCGGGCATCTGGTCGTAGAGCCGCCGGATCGACGGCGCCATCTTGTCCGTCACCGTGCCGGACACGACCATGAGGTCCGACTGGCGAGGGCCCGGGGCGAAGGGGATGACCCCCAGCCGGATGAAGTCGTGGCGGGCCATGGAGGCACTGATGAACTCGATGGCGCAGCAGGCCAGGCCGAAGTTGAAGACCCACAGGGAGTATTTGCGCCCCCAGTTGAGCACGACCTGGACGGCGCGTGGGGCCCGCTCGACAGGGGCACCGACCCGG contains:
- a CDS encoding NADH-quinone oxidoreductase subunit B, translating into MTDLPTPRVGAPVERAPRAVQVVLNWGRKYSLWVFNFGLACCAIEFISASMARHDFIRLGVIPFAPGPRQSDLMVVSGTVTDKMAPSIRRLYDQMPEPKYVISFGACANSGGPYWDSYCVTKGVDQLIPVDVYVPGCPPRPEALLAGIVQLQDQIAAEVPGRARGRHGARYADRPVTAAEVTRGLVAPPATGPSSTTQ